A stretch of Priestia aryabhattai DNA encodes these proteins:
- the pulA gene encoding type I pullulanase: protein MITLSKKVIVKNVYVLYFTGGFSLKRSWIKYAMVLTALLLLVSSFFSPFMQSFASSADATKITIHYQPASNDTKEWGLWIFPEGGEGKPYAFTGEDQFGKVAEVELPGTYDKVGFIVRTESWEKDGGDHFISVENGEGEVWVKSGDEHTYTSPPDGEYRDLPKFDKVNVTLNYHRYDGDYSGWNIWTWPGDEKEGKQIEFTEDTNFGKRATYTINSETGNLFDKIGFIVRHSTSDNDWENKDGGDRLITKIGKDGNVEVWIVQGQNRIYYDRARVDVTRKITKATMDTFNQITLETNVPFDSSKSLGDIEIDGAHIEKVIPCKDGGDSVTTKVKIITKQPLDVTKTYRVKQKGYGSAEVVNGNVVRTKEFDEKYAYSGNDLGNTYSKKQTNFRVWAPTASEAKLVTYSSWNSKAVKEISMTKSEKGTWKAELKGNQDELIYTYKVKIGNSWNEAVDPYVRATTVNGDRGVVVDLAKTNPRKWSTNKPKFKNPEDAIIYELHVRDLSSQKESGIKNKGKYLGVAEWNTQGPNGVKTGLSYIKDLGVTHVQFLPIYDYRTVDETKLNEPQFNWGYDPKNYNVPEGSYSTNPYNPKTRIIELKQMIQTLHDKQLRMVMDVVYNHVYAVSEHSFDKLVPGYYFRYKEDGTLSNGTGVGNDTASERKMVRKFIVDSVTYWAKEYHIDGFRFDLMGIHDTKTMNEVRKRLDKIDPSIIVLGEGWDLGTELDAKLKANQKNAQDMKRIAHFNDGMRDGLKGSVFFDQENGFVNGKQGQEKLIQQSIAAGIDYDRSTATYEDPDQVVTYVEAHDNHTLWDKLQLTNPADTEQTRKQMHKLASSIILTSQGINFIHAGQEFMRTKGGDHNSYQSPDSVNQLDWKRRAAFSQEVDYMKGLIALRKQYSSFRMTSAQAIHQNLRFVDAPANVVGYTLNAKANKDKANEIMVIHNANKQAQPVHLPSNRTWRLLVDGEQAGTKTLRTVKGNIVSVAPLSTFVLVR, encoded by the coding sequence ATGATAACGCTTTCAAAAAAGGTTATAGTGAAAAATGTGTACGTACTCTATTTTACGGGAGGGTTTTCATTGAAACGTAGTTGGATTAAATATGCAATGGTACTGACGGCTTTACTCTTACTAGTAAGCTCTTTTTTTAGCCCATTTATGCAATCGTTTGCATCTTCGGCAGACGCAACAAAAATCACGATTCACTATCAGCCTGCTTCAAACGATACAAAGGAATGGGGATTATGGATTTTTCCTGAAGGCGGAGAAGGGAAGCCTTACGCATTTACAGGAGAAGATCAATTTGGAAAAGTAGCGGAAGTTGAATTACCCGGTACTTATGACAAAGTAGGTTTTATTGTTCGAACAGAGTCGTGGGAAAAAGATGGAGGAGACCACTTCATTTCAGTGGAGAACGGTGAAGGAGAAGTATGGGTGAAAAGCGGAGATGAACATACATATACGTCTCCTCCTGACGGTGAATACCGAGATTTACCGAAGTTTGATAAAGTAAACGTTACCTTAAATTATCATCGGTATGACGGAGATTACAGCGGGTGGAACATTTGGACATGGCCAGGTGATGAAAAAGAAGGCAAGCAAATCGAATTTACGGAAGACACGAATTTTGGGAAGAGAGCAACTTACACAATTAACAGTGAAACTGGTAATTTATTTGACAAAATTGGTTTTATTGTACGCCATTCTACTAGTGACAACGATTGGGAAAATAAAGACGGAGGAGACCGCCTTATTACCAAGATTGGTAAAGATGGAAATGTAGAAGTATGGATTGTTCAAGGGCAAAATCGAATTTATTATGATAGAGCTAGAGTAGATGTCACTCGGAAAATCACGAAAGCGACTATGGATACATTTAATCAAATTACCTTAGAAACAAACGTACCGTTTGACTCTTCTAAGAGCTTAGGAGACATTGAAATTGACGGAGCTCACATTGAGAAAGTGATACCTTGTAAAGATGGAGGAGACTCTGTTACTACTAAGGTTAAAATCATAACAAAACAGCCTCTGGACGTTACAAAAACGTATAGAGTTAAGCAAAAAGGATACGGATCAGCTGAGGTAGTCAATGGAAATGTCGTTCGCACGAAAGAATTTGATGAAAAGTATGCGTATAGCGGAAATGATTTAGGAAACACATATTCTAAGAAACAAACAAATTTTCGCGTATGGGCTCCAACCGCAAGCGAAGCAAAGCTAGTGACTTATTCGTCATGGAACTCGAAAGCTGTAAAAGAAATTTCTATGACTAAAAGTGAAAAAGGAACGTGGAAAGCGGAGTTAAAAGGAAATCAAGATGAACTAATTTATACGTACAAAGTAAAAATTGGGAACAGCTGGAACGAAGCGGTTGATCCATATGTACGAGCAACAACAGTGAATGGAGATCGTGGAGTTGTCGTAGATTTGGCTAAGACAAACCCGAGAAAGTGGAGTACGAATAAGCCGAAATTTAAAAATCCAGAAGATGCGATTATCTATGAACTGCACGTACGAGATTTATCGTCTCAAAAAGAGAGCGGTATCAAAAATAAAGGAAAATATTTAGGCGTAGCGGAGTGGAATACGCAAGGACCAAATGGAGTAAAAACAGGACTCAGTTATATTAAAGACTTAGGTGTAACGCATGTTCAGTTCCTGCCTATTTATGATTATCGTACGGTGGACGAAACCAAATTAAACGAGCCGCAGTTTAACTGGGGATACGATCCGAAAAATTATAACGTCCCAGAAGGTTCCTATTCAACAAACCCATATAATCCTAAGACTAGAATTATTGAGCTCAAACAAATGATTCAAACGCTTCATGACAAGCAGCTTCGTATGGTAATGGACGTTGTCTATAATCATGTGTATGCAGTGAGTGAGCATAGCTTTGATAAATTAGTTCCAGGCTACTACTTCCGTTATAAAGAAGATGGAACTCTATCCAACGGAACGGGTGTTGGAAACGACACGGCTTCTGAACGGAAAATGGTTCGGAAGTTTATTGTAGATTCTGTTACTTATTGGGCAAAAGAGTACCATATTGACGGGTTTCGATTTGATTTAATGGGGATTCATGATACTAAGACAATGAATGAAGTGAGAAAGAGGTTAGATAAAATTGATCCTTCCATTATCGTACTAGGAGAGGGCTGGGATCTAGGAACCGAGCTTGATGCTAAGCTAAAAGCTAACCAGAAAAACGCTCAGGATATGAAGCGCATAGCTCACTTTAATGACGGTATGCGAGATGGTCTTAAAGGCAGCGTGTTTTTTGATCAGGAAAACGGATTTGTTAATGGAAAACAAGGACAAGAAAAGCTCATACAGCAAAGTATAGCAGCTGGAATAGATTATGATCGTTCAACTGCCACGTATGAAGATCCAGATCAAGTTGTCACGTATGTAGAAGCACACGATAACCATACGTTATGGGATAAACTTCAGCTGACGAACCCTGCTGACACGGAACAAACGAGAAAGCAAATGCATAAGCTTGCTTCTTCAATTATTTTAACATCCCAAGGAATTAACTTTATACATGCAGGTCAAGAGTTTATGAGAACAAAAGGCGGAGATCATAACAGCTATCAGTCTCCCGATTCTGTCAATCAGTTAGATTGGAAGCGCCGAGCAGCTTTCAGCCAAGAAGTAGATTATATGAAGGGACTTATTGCGCTTCGAAAGCAATATTCGTCATTTAGAATGACGAGTGCACAAGCCATTCATCAAAATTTACGCTTTGTTGATGCACCAGCAAACGTAGTAGGTTATACGTTAAATGCTAAAGCCAATAAAGATAAAGCAAACGAAATAATGGTGATTCATAATGCAAATAAACAAGCTCAACCGGTTCATCTGCCTTCTAACAGAACGTGGAGATTACTTGTTGACGGTGAGCAGGCGGGAACAAAAACGCTTCGTACGGTGAAAGGAAACATAGTAAGCGTTGCGCCTCTTTCGACATTTGTACTAGTAAGATAA
- a CDS encoding aldehyde dehydrogenase family protein has product MRNLGAKKVEMSPKVVEFLKGVKQLYINGEWVDSVSGKTFETVNPATGERLADVAEANPEDIDRAVRAAREAFDHGPWTKMSAAERSRLIYKLADLMETHQLELAQLETLDNGKPIRETSNADIPLAIEHFRYFAGWSTKMVGQTIPVQGAYFNYTRYEPVGVVGQIIPWNFPLLMAAWKLGAALATGCTIVLKPAEQTPLSALYLARLADEAGFPKGVLNIVPGYGKTAGEPLVHHDLVDKIAFTGSTAVGKAIMKQASDSLKRVTLELGGKSPNIILPDADLTKAVPGALSGIMFNQGQVCCAGSRLYVQKSLYDNVVADLVSQTKSIKQGNGLADETTMGPLVSAQQQKRVKTYIDKGIEEGAEVLAGGNIPFDQGYFVEPTIFADVDHSMTIAREEIFGPVVAAMPFDDLDDLITKANDTAYGLAAGVWTQDLKKAHYIAHGIKAGTVWVNCYNVFDAASPFGGYKQSGIGREMGSYALDNYTEVKSVWINME; this is encoded by the coding sequence ATGCGAAATCTTGGAGCGAAAAAAGTTGAAATGAGTCCGAAAGTAGTGGAGTTTTTAAAAGGAGTTAAACAGCTATACATTAACGGTGAGTGGGTAGACTCTGTTTCAGGAAAAACGTTTGAAACGGTGAATCCAGCAACGGGTGAAAGGTTGGCAGATGTAGCTGAAGCAAATCCAGAGGATATTGATCGTGCCGTGAGAGCGGCTAGAGAAGCATTCGATCACGGACCTTGGACAAAGATGTCAGCAGCTGAAAGAAGCCGACTCATTTATAAATTAGCTGATTTAATGGAAACACATCAGTTGGAACTTGCGCAGCTTGAAACGCTTGATAACGGAAAACCAATTCGTGAAACATCAAATGCAGACATTCCATTAGCAATTGAACATTTCCGCTACTTTGCTGGGTGGTCAACTAAAATGGTTGGACAAACTATTCCTGTGCAAGGAGCGTATTTTAACTATACGAGATATGAACCAGTAGGAGTTGTTGGCCAAATTATTCCGTGGAACTTCCCGCTTTTAATGGCCGCTTGGAAGCTCGGAGCTGCTTTGGCAACTGGATGTACAATTGTGCTCAAGCCAGCAGAACAAACGCCGCTTTCTGCACTTTACTTAGCTCGACTAGCCGATGAAGCTGGGTTCCCAAAAGGCGTATTAAATATTGTGCCAGGCTACGGGAAAACAGCAGGTGAGCCGCTCGTTCATCATGATCTCGTGGATAAAATTGCTTTTACGGGATCTACTGCTGTCGGAAAAGCAATTATGAAACAAGCTAGCGACTCCTTAAAGCGTGTGACGTTAGAGCTTGGAGGGAAATCACCAAACATTATCCTGCCGGATGCAGACTTAACAAAAGCAGTTCCTGGTGCGCTTTCAGGTATTATGTTTAATCAGGGACAAGTATGTTGTGCTGGAAGTCGTCTGTATGTTCAAAAAAGCTTATATGATAATGTCGTAGCTGATTTAGTTTCTCAAACGAAATCTATTAAACAAGGGAATGGATTAGCAGATGAGACAACAATGGGCCCGCTTGTATCTGCGCAGCAGCAAAAACGAGTGAAAACCTATATTGATAAAGGAATTGAAGAAGGAGCGGAAGTACTCGCAGGAGGAAACATTCCATTTGATCAAGGCTATTTCGTAGAGCCGACTATCTTTGCAGATGTCGATCATTCTATGACGATTGCTCGTGAAGAAATCTTCGGTCCGGTTGTAGCTGCTATGCCGTTTGACGATCTTGATGATTTGATTACCAAAGCAAATGATACAGCATATGGTCTAGCAGCAGGCGTCTGGACACAGGATTTAAAGAAAGCACACTATATTGCTCATGGTATTAAAGCGGGTACAGTTTGGGTGAACTGCTACAACGTATTTGATGCAGCAAGCCCGTTTGGAGGTTATAAACAGTCAGGAATTGGTCGTGAAATGGGAAGCTATGCGCTTGATAATTACACTGAAGTTAAAAGCGTATGGATTAATATGGAATAA
- a CDS encoding cytochrome P450 — MITLPVIQGPSSYKLTGHLQKFRENPLGFLENLTQYGEIATFRVAHKRFYVTRDPQIIKDVVITNSKAFQKIKLTHMFKTLLGEEMLWTDEALYMSPIQPSQLKQHLTYNKEAIAKIIEKHTETWEKGQLRTIVKDIRQIVVAVLLQLVFGISIEDKDKIHYVQALRRKKEKLGKIYIRLPLHQPDSDEQLEQFLFECVQMRVQNKTEENDLLQYILNSCGEDIDEREIYEQLNSIFLSMYEMITHVCSWSIHLLSQNTREHLQLHKEIQAYASGESLSTKNLTYMRKIIAESMRLYPPLWLFGRQAREDIQINGYSIKKGEIMLISPYMMHRHEDYFLEPSEFLPDRFEKGGSIDVPSYMYMPLGIEHQAERGMDYITEIVTIFLSEMTKRFLFQFTKPESIAPMAGVMLNMKEELNVNVHKVHTQP, encoded by the coding sequence GTGATAACATTGCCGGTTATACAGGGCCCCTCGTCGTATAAGCTTACCGGTCACCTGCAAAAGTTTAGAGAGAACCCACTGGGTTTTTTGGAAAACTTGACTCAGTATGGAGAAATTGCAACATTTAGAGTTGCGCACAAGCGCTTTTATGTAACGAGAGACCCTCAAATTATTAAAGATGTAGTCATTACAAACAGCAAGGCGTTTCAAAAAATTAAATTAACGCATATGTTTAAAACGCTACTAGGTGAAGAAATGTTATGGACAGATGAAGCATTATATATGAGCCCCATTCAACCCTCACAACTTAAACAACATCTAACCTATAATAAGGAAGCAATCGCAAAAATAATTGAAAAGCATACGGAAACGTGGGAAAAAGGGCAGCTTCGAACAATAGTAAAAGACATTAGACAGATAGTCGTAGCTGTACTCCTTCAACTTGTATTTGGCATTTCGATTGAGGATAAAGATAAAATTCACTATGTTCAAGCGCTTAGGAGAAAAAAAGAAAAGTTAGGCAAAATTTATATTCGTCTACCTTTGCACCAGCCTGACTCAGATGAGCAGCTAGAACAATTTCTTTTTGAATGTGTTCAAATGCGTGTTCAAAACAAAACCGAAGAGAATGATTTACTGCAGTATATATTGAATTCTTGCGGAGAAGACATCGATGAAAGAGAAATATACGAACAGCTAAATTCTATATTCCTTTCGATGTATGAAATGATTACGCACGTATGCAGCTGGTCTATTCATTTACTGTCTCAAAATACTAGGGAACATCTTCAGCTGCATAAAGAAATTCAAGCCTATGCTAGCGGCGAATCACTTTCAACCAAAAATCTGACCTATATGCGCAAAATAATTGCTGAAAGCATGAGGTTGTATCCGCCTCTTTGGCTATTTGGGCGTCAAGCACGTGAAGATATACAGATAAATGGTTATAGTATTAAAAAAGGGGAGATTATGTTAATTAGCCCTTATATGATGCATCGCCATGAAGATTATTTTTTAGAGCCAAGCGAATTTTTACCTGACCGTTTTGAAAAAGGAGGGTCCATTGATGTCCCAAGCTATATGTATATGCCGCTTGGGATTGAGCATCAAGCGGAAAGGGGCATGGACTATATCACTGAAATAGTAACTATTTTTCTTTCAGAAATGACAAAGCGCTTTTTATTTCAGTTTACTAAGCCCGAGTCTATTGCTCCAATGGCGGGCGTGATGCTGAATATGAAAGAAGAACTGAATGTGAATGTTCACAAAGTTCACACGCAGCCTTGA
- a CDS encoding serine/threonine protein kinase, producing MDKTIKQLVSLVETSLLTQVMIQSESDYDPVEVTNKTKEWVLIGKGNYAGVFVHENYPEFVVKVYGRAVYGVKKEAQVYRKLGVHPAYSQLFHEGKTYLILKRLTGVTLYDAVQRGIKIPEQVIKDVNTALDYARSQGLNPYDVHGKNVMMKDGRGYVVDISDFYKEGIDKKWTDLVKAYYTFYPFIDKYHIRLPYPLLNVIRKTYRLYRRIKSKRSFR from the coding sequence ATGGATAAAACAATTAAACAGTTGGTGTCGCTAGTTGAAACATCATTACTAACGCAAGTTATGATTCAAAGTGAAAGTGACTATGATCCAGTTGAAGTTACGAACAAAACAAAAGAGTGGGTACTTATTGGTAAAGGAAACTATGCCGGTGTGTTTGTGCACGAGAATTACCCTGAATTTGTCGTGAAAGTATACGGAAGAGCCGTCTATGGTGTAAAAAAAGAAGCGCAAGTGTATAGAAAGCTGGGCGTTCACCCAGCTTATTCTCAACTTTTTCATGAGGGAAAGACGTACTTGATTTTAAAAAGACTTACAGGCGTTACCTTGTATGATGCCGTACAGCGGGGAATAAAGATTCCAGAACAAGTCATAAAAGATGTGAACACAGCTTTGGACTATGCAAGAAGCCAGGGTTTAAACCCGTATGATGTGCATGGCAAAAATGTCATGATGAAAGATGGAAGAGGATATGTGGTGGATATTTCTGACTTTTATAAAGAAGGTATTGATAAAAAATGGACAGACCTTGTAAAAGCTTATTACACCTTTTATCCGTTTATTGATAAGTACCATATCCGCTTACCGTACCCGCTTTTAAACGTTATTAGAAAAACATATCGTTTATATCGTAGAATCAAATCAAAAAGGAGTTTCCGCTAA
- the motA gene encoding flagellar motor stator protein MotA, whose protein sequence is MDKTSFIGLILGIASLIVGMFFKGVNPSVLGNPAAILIIIVGTVGAVVIAFPSNEIKRVPKLFGVLFKEQKMLQPVDLVSMFSEWGQVVRKEGLLSLEAQIIDVDDPFLKNGLNLAIDGQSADYIRDVLSEEIDAMEERHQTGASIFALAGTYAPTLGVLGAVIGLIAALGNMEDTDTLGHAISAAFVATLLGIFTGYVLWHPFANKLKRKSKHEVKVKYMMIEGVLSLLEGETPKVIEQKLASYLPTAERKKLLQESEVGINE, encoded by the coding sequence ATGGATAAAACATCTTTTATTGGACTGATTTTAGGAATAGCCTCTCTTATTGTAGGCATGTTTTTCAAAGGAGTTAATCCATCTGTGTTAGGAAATCCGGCTGCTATTTTAATTATTATTGTCGGAACCGTCGGAGCGGTAGTTATTGCATTTCCTTCAAATGAAATCAAGAGAGTCCCAAAACTTTTTGGTGTCCTGTTTAAAGAACAAAAAATGCTGCAGCCCGTTGATTTAGTATCCATGTTTTCTGAATGGGGACAAGTTGTTCGAAAAGAAGGGTTACTATCACTTGAAGCCCAAATTATTGATGTAGATGATCCTTTCTTGAAAAATGGTTTGAATTTAGCTATTGATGGTCAAAGTGCGGATTATATACGAGACGTGTTGTCTGAGGAAATTGATGCTATGGAAGAAAGACATCAAACAGGTGCAAGTATTTTCGCTTTAGCAGGTACATATGCTCCAACTCTGGGTGTACTTGGAGCTGTTATTGGGTTAATTGCTGCGCTTGGGAATATGGAAGATACAGATACGCTAGGACATGCGATCAGCGCGGCGTTTGTTGCTACGCTTCTTGGTATTTTTACTGGATATGTACTATGGCATCCATTTGCGAACAAACTAAAGCGTAAATCGAAACATGAGGTAAAGGTAAAGTATATGATGATTGAAGGAGTGCTTTCACTGTTAGAAGGGGAAACTCCAAAAGTAATTGAGCAAAAGCTAGCTTCTTATTTGCCAACAGCGGAACGTAAAAAGCTTCTTCAAGAAAGTGAAGTGGGCATAAATGAGTAG
- a CDS encoding flagellar motor protein MotB, whose translation MSRRRKRKHEEDHVDESWLLPYSDLLTLLLALFIVLFAMSSVDAQKFKNLSRAFNEAFVGGTGVMEFQSLQESEEAVQPSNTPAAKSTEKTNEVETAPNQSSASSQSLTSEQKEQTIREADQEELQQIQSKINAYIQKKNLTNQLQTSLTEEGLLISIRDNVLFDSGRAQVRSEDTKIANDISELLVIDPPRNIIISGHTDNVPIRNAGFESNWELSVMRAVNFMKVILKNDKLNPSMFSAKGFGEFKPVTSNNTAAGKAKNRRVEILITPRTIKQP comes from the coding sequence ATGAGTAGACGCAGAAAACGAAAGCATGAGGAGGACCATGTCGATGAAAGCTGGCTGCTTCCTTACTCAGATTTGCTTACACTTTTACTTGCTTTATTCATTGTATTATTTGCAATGAGCTCAGTCGATGCGCAAAAATTTAAGAACCTTTCACGCGCATTTAATGAAGCGTTCGTCGGAGGAACGGGCGTGATGGAATTTCAATCTCTGCAGGAATCTGAAGAAGCGGTGCAGCCTTCAAATACTCCTGCAGCTAAAAGTACGGAAAAAACAAACGAAGTGGAGACAGCTCCCAATCAGTCTTCTGCTTCTTCGCAATCGTTAACGAGCGAACAAAAGGAGCAAACCATTCGAGAAGCTGACCAAGAAGAGCTTCAGCAAATTCAATCTAAAATTAATGCGTATATTCAAAAGAAAAACTTAACAAATCAATTACAGACTTCGCTAACCGAGGAAGGTCTTTTAATTTCCATTCGAGACAATGTATTGTTTGATTCGGGGAGAGCGCAAGTTCGGAGTGAGGATACAAAAATCGCAAATGATATTTCAGAACTTTTGGTGATTGATCCTCCACGTAATATCATTATTAGCGGTCACACCGATAACGTCCCCATTCGCAACGCTGGTTTTGAATCCAACTGGGAGTTAAGCGTGATGAGAGCAGTTAACTTTATGAAAGTTATTTTAAAAAACGATAAGCTTAATCCAAGCATGTTCAGTGCAAAAGGATTTGGAGAGTTCAAACCGGTGACATCTAACAATACAGCAGCTGGAAAAGCGAAAAATAGAAGGGTTGAAATATTGATTACTCCTCGTACAATTAAACAGCCGTAA
- a CDS encoding NAD(P)/FAD-dependent oxidoreductase — MRRVGIVGTGMTGLTAAAELQKAGIEVFLLDKSKSVGGRMATRRVGDGRADYGAQFFTVRSDEFQQDVNKWIGDKEVKKWFGDHHPRYQSINGMNALAKYLAKDLCVYVNRKVQTIDFQNGRYQLYTEENEIFEATDIIFTPPSPQVIEILNNSKLQADQFILKTLKFSPCLVAIVELYKEVPYGDHGQLTNPSSTIQRIVNHQQKGISKTSVFSVYMNKDWSEKHFDEHENELLWAIKNEIKEWIGANHIKSIQLKKWRYAEVKRVLHQPFAEIMPSLLVAGDAFLRGEDVTNHSRLESAYLSGKSAAAELMGKNI, encoded by the coding sequence ATGAGACGAGTAGGAATAGTAGGTACGGGAATGACCGGCCTTACAGCAGCGGCTGAATTACAAAAAGCAGGAATAGAGGTCTTTCTTCTTGATAAGAGTAAAAGTGTAGGGGGGCGAATGGCCACCCGAAGAGTAGGAGATGGAAGAGCAGATTACGGAGCTCAATTTTTTACAGTAAGATCGGATGAATTTCAACAAGACGTAAATAAATGGATAGGTGATAAGGAAGTTAAGAAATGGTTTGGTGACCATCACCCTCGCTATCAAAGTATTAATGGCATGAATGCGTTAGCTAAATATTTAGCAAAAGATCTATGTGTATATGTGAATCGAAAAGTTCAAACCATTGATTTTCAAAACGGAAGATATCAGCTGTATACAGAAGAAAATGAGATTTTTGAAGCGACTGATATCATTTTTACTCCTCCCTCTCCTCAGGTTATTGAGATACTTAATAACAGTAAGTTACAAGCGGACCAATTTATCCTTAAGACACTGAAATTTAGTCCCTGCTTAGTTGCTATCGTGGAGCTTTACAAAGAGGTGCCGTATGGTGACCATGGTCAACTCACAAATCCATCTAGCACAATCCAAAGAATCGTTAACCATCAGCAAAAAGGAATATCAAAGACGTCTGTTTTTAGCGTATATATGAATAAAGACTGGTCAGAAAAACATTTTGATGAACATGAAAATGAGTTGTTGTGGGCAATAAAAAATGAAATAAAAGAATGGATAGGTGCAAATCATATTAAAAGCATTCAGTTAAAGAAATGGCGCTATGCAGAGGTTAAACGAGTTCTTCATCAGCCCTTTGCTGAAATCATGCCGTCACTACTAGTGGCAGGAGATGCTTTTTTAAGAGGAGAAGACGTGACGAATCACTCACGGTTAGAGAGCGCATATTTGTCAGGGAAATCGGCGGCCGCTGAATTGATGGGAAAGAACATCTAA
- a CDS encoding YqjF family protein, producing the protein MKNNWIMKQTWKDLLFIHWPVDPSFLASLLPDQLEPDTYDNQAWIALVPFTMTDIRFKGTPAVPIFSRLYELNVRTYVTYKGEKGVYFFSLDASNPLGVWIARHFFHLPYYHAAMTFNKTQNHISFQSVRTHRDSKQERVRLTYRSTSPSYHSEKGEVAHWLTERYCLFTTHQGNVYRGDLYHDPWELQKGECEIIDDSITQPFLRPADNHDLTVHYANQVTAYFYPFKKV; encoded by the coding sequence GTGAAAAATAATTGGATAATGAAACAAACGTGGAAAGATTTACTGTTTATTCATTGGCCTGTAGATCCTTCGTTTTTGGCTTCTTTATTGCCGGATCAGTTAGAACCTGACACCTATGATAATCAAGCATGGATTGCCCTTGTGCCTTTTACGATGACAGACATTCGATTCAAAGGGACGCCCGCTGTGCCCATCTTTTCACGGTTATATGAATTAAATGTGCGTACTTACGTTACATATAAAGGGGAAAAAGGCGTTTATTTTTTTAGTTTAGATGCAAGCAATCCACTAGGAGTATGGATTGCTCGGCACTTTTTTCACTTACCTTATTACCACGCTGCTATGACGTTCAACAAAACGCAGAACCATATTTCTTTTCAGTCAGTTCGAACGCACAGAGACTCAAAACAAGAGCGAGTAAGGCTTACATATAGAAGTACCTCTCCGTCCTATCACAGTGAAAAAGGAGAAGTAGCTCATTGGCTTACAGAGCGTTACTGCTTATTTACCACTCATCAAGGAAATGTCTACAGAGGAGACCTTTATCATGATCCTTGGGAGCTGCAAAAAGGGGAGTGTGAAATAATAGATGATTCCATTACTCAGCCTTTTTTGCGTCCGGCGGACAATCACGATTTAACTGTACACTACGCAAATCAAGTAACGGCTTATTTTTATCCTTTTAAAAAAGTATAA